A single window of Micrococcaceae bacterium Sec5.1 DNA harbors:
- the rpsL gene encoding 30S ribosomal protein S12: MPTINQLVRKGRTPKVSKTKAPALKGSPMRRGVCTRVYTTTPKKPNSALRKVARVRLNGGVEVTAYIPGVGHNLQEHSIVLVRGGRVKDLPGVRYKIVRGALDTQGVKNRKQARSRYGAKMEKK; encoded by the coding sequence GTGCCTACGATTAACCAGCTGGTCCGCAAGGGCCGCACGCCTAAGGTCTCCAAGACCAAGGCTCCCGCGCTGAAGGGCAGCCCGATGCGCCGCGGTGTTTGCACCCGCGTTTACACCACCACCCCCAAGAAGCCGAACTCGGCTCTTCGTAAGGTGGCACGTGTGCGCCTCAACGGTGGCGTTGAAGTTACCGCTTACATCCCCGGCGTTGGCCACAACCTCCAGGAGCACTCCATCGTGCTCGTCCGTGGTGGTCGTGTGAAGGACCTTCCGGGTGTCCGCTACAAGATCGTCCGCGGCGCACTCGACACCCAGGGTGTCAAGAACCGCAAGCAGGCCCGCAGCCGTTACGGCGCAAAGATGGAGAAGAAGTAA
- the rpsG gene encoding 30S ribosomal protein S7 has protein sequence MPRKGPAPKRPLVSDPVYGSPLVTQLINKVLVDGKKSTAERIVYGALEGARAKSGGDPVAALKKAMDNVKPSLEVRSRRVGGATYQVPVEVKPGRSTALALRWLVGYSKARREKTMTERLQNEILDASNGLGAAVKRREDTHKMAESNKAFAHYRW, from the coding sequence ATGCCTCGCAAGGGTCCGGCCCCGAAGCGGCCGCTAGTTTCCGATCCCGTTTACGGCTCCCCGTTGGTCACTCAGCTGATCAACAAGGTTCTGGTTGACGGCAAGAAGTCCACCGCAGAGCGCATCGTTTACGGTGCCCTCGAAGGTGCACGTGCCAAGTCCGGCGGCGACCCCGTTGCTGCCCTCAAGAAGGCCATGGACAACGTCAAGCCTTCCCTCGAGGTGCGTTCACGCCGTGTTGGTGGCGCCACCTACCAGGTTCCGGTTGAGGTCAAGCCGGGTCGCTCCACCGCCCTCGCCCTGCGTTGGCTCGTGGGCTACTCCAAGGCCCGCCGCGAGAAGACCATGACCGAGCGCCTCCAGAACGAAATCCTGGATGCCTCGAACGGTCTCGGTGCCGCTGTCAAGCGTCGCGAAGACACCCACAAGATGGCCGAGTCCAACAAGGCCTTCGCACACTACCGCTGGTAA
- the fusA gene encoding elongation factor G, with protein sequence MAQDVLTDLNKVRNIGIMAHIDAGKTTTTERILFYTGVNHKIGETHDGASTTDWMEQEKERGITITSAAVTCFWDKNQINIIDTPGHVDFTVEVERSLRVLDGAVAVFDGKEGVEPQSETVWRQADKYNVPRICFVNKMDKLGADFYFTVDTIISRLGAKPLVMQLPIGAENDFIGVVDLLEMRALVWPGDAKGDVTMGASYEVQAIPVDLQAKAEEYRAQLVETVAEASEELMEKYLEGEELTLEELKAGIRKMTINSELYPVFCGSAFKNRGVQPMLDAVVDFLPNPLDVPPMIGHDPRDEEKELTRKPSADEPFSALAFKIAAHPFFGQLTFIRVYSGHVEAGAQVVNSTKGKKERIGKLFQMHANKEMPVEGATAGHIYAAIGLKDTTTGDTLCDSNNQIVLESMSFPEPVISVAIEPNTKGDQEKLSTAIQKLSAEDPTFQVSLNEDTGQTIIAGMGELHLDILVDRMRREFKVEANVGKPQVAYRETIKRAVERHDYTHKKQTGGSGQFAKIQIAIEPMDTSSGELYEFENKVTGGRVPREYIPSVDAGIQDALNDGVLAGYPVVGIKATLIDGASHDVDSSEMAFKIAGRMAFKEAARKANPVLLEPLMDVEVRTPEEYMGDVIGDLNARRGQMQSMEDAAGVKVIRAHVPLSGMFGYIGDLRSKTQGRAVYSMTFNSYAEVPKAVADEIIQKTRGE encoded by the coding sequence GTGGCACAGGACGTGCTTACCGACCTTAACAAGGTCCGCAATATCGGCATCATGGCCCACATCGATGCCGGCAAGACCACCACTACCGAGCGCATCCTGTTCTACACGGGTGTGAACCACAAGATCGGCGAGACGCACGACGGCGCCTCGACGACCGACTGGATGGAACAGGAAAAGGAACGCGGCATCACCATCACGTCTGCCGCCGTGACTTGCTTCTGGGACAAGAACCAGATCAACATCATCGACACCCCGGGCCACGTTGACTTCACGGTTGAGGTTGAGCGCTCCCTGCGCGTCCTCGACGGTGCTGTCGCAGTGTTTGACGGCAAGGAAGGCGTGGAGCCGCAGTCCGAGACTGTTTGGCGCCAGGCTGACAAGTACAACGTTCCGCGTATCTGCTTCGTCAACAAGATGGACAAGCTGGGCGCTGACTTCTACTTCACCGTAGACACCATCATTTCCCGCCTCGGTGCCAAGCCGCTGGTCATGCAGCTGCCCATCGGCGCTGAGAACGACTTCATCGGTGTTGTTGACCTCCTCGAAATGCGTGCCCTGGTTTGGCCTGGCGACGCAAAGGGTGACGTCACGATGGGCGCTTCCTACGAAGTGCAGGCAATTCCGGTGGACCTCCAGGCCAAGGCTGAAGAGTACCGTGCACAGCTCGTAGAGACTGTGGCCGAAGCCTCCGAAGAGCTCATGGAGAAGTACCTCGAAGGTGAAGAACTCACCCTTGAGGAACTGAAGGCCGGCATCCGCAAGATGACCATCAACTCCGAGCTCTACCCGGTGTTCTGTGGCTCTGCCTTCAAGAACCGTGGCGTACAGCCGATGCTTGACGCTGTTGTTGACTTCCTGCCGAACCCGCTCGACGTCCCGCCGATGATCGGTCACGATCCTCGCGACGAAGAGAAGGAACTCACCCGCAAGCCCTCTGCTGACGAGCCGTTCTCGGCCCTCGCCTTCAAGATTGCGGCGCACCCGTTCTTCGGTCAGCTGACCTTCATCCGCGTGTACTCCGGTCACGTTGAGGCCGGCGCCCAGGTGGTCAACTCCACCAAGGGCAAGAAGGAACGTATCGGCAAGCTGTTCCAGATGCACGCCAACAAGGAAATGCCCGTTGAGGGCGCTACTGCCGGCCACATCTACGCAGCCATCGGTCTGAAGGACACCACCACGGGTGACACCCTGTGTGATTCCAACAACCAGATCGTCCTCGAGTCCATGAGCTTCCCGGAGCCCGTGATCTCGGTTGCCATCGAGCCGAACACCAAGGGTGACCAGGAGAAGCTCTCCACGGCCATCCAGAAGCTCTCCGCTGAGGACCCGACCTTCCAGGTCTCCCTCAACGAAGACACGGGCCAGACCATCATCGCCGGCATGGGCGAGCTCCACCTGGACATCCTGGTGGACCGCATGCGCCGCGAATTCAAGGTTGAGGCAAACGTTGGCAAGCCGCAGGTTGCTTACCGCGAAACCATCAAGCGCGCTGTAGAGCGTCACGACTACACGCACAAGAAGCAGACCGGTGGTTCGGGTCAGTTCGCAAAGATCCAGATCGCGATCGAGCCGATGGACACCTCTTCCGGCGAGCTGTACGAGTTCGAGAACAAGGTCACCGGTGGCCGCGTTCCGCGCGAATACATCCCGTCCGTTGACGCTGGTATCCAGGATGCACTGAACGACGGCGTCCTGGCCGGCTACCCGGTTGTTGGCATCAAGGCCACGCTGATCGATGGCGCGTCCCACGATGTTGACTCCTCGGAAATGGCGTTCAAGATCGCCGGCCGTATGGCTTTCAAGGAAGCTGCACGCAAGGCGAACCCTGTTCTGCTCGAACCGCTGATGGATGTTGAGGTCCGCACACCTGAGGAATACATGGGTGATGTTATTGGTGACCTGAACGCCCGCCGTGGCCAGATGCAGTCCATGGAGGACGCAGCAGGTGTAAAGGTTATCCGTGCACACGTTCCGCTGTCCGGCATGTTCGGTTACATTGGCGACCTCCGTTCCAAGACGCAGGGTCGTGCCGTGTACTCCATGACGTTCAACAGCTACGCGGAGGTCCCGAAGGCTGTAGCCGACGAGATCATCCAGAAAACCCGCGGCGAGTAA
- the tuf gene encoding elongation factor Tu, with protein sequence MAKAKFERTKPHVNIGTIGHVDHGKTTLTAAISKVLYDQYPDINEQRDFASIDSAPEERQRGITINISHVEYQTEKRHYAHVDAPGHADYIKNMITGAAQMDGAILVVAATDGPMAQTREHVLLARQVGVPYLLVALNKSDMVDDEELLDLVEMEVRELLSSQGFDGDEAPVVRVSGLKALEGDPVWVKSVQDLMAAVDESVPDPVRDRDKPFLMPIEDVFTITGRGTVVTGRAERGTLAINSEVEIVGIRPIQKTTVTGIEMFHKQLDEAWAGENCGLLLRGLKRDDVERGQVVVKPGSITPHTDFEANVYILSKDEGGRHNPFYSNYRPQFYFRTTDVTGVITLPEGTEMVMPGDNTEMTVELIQPIAMEEGLGFAIREGGRTVGSGRVTKIIK encoded by the coding sequence GTGGCAAAGGCAAAGTTCGAGCGGACTAAGCCGCACGTCAACATCGGCACCATTGGTCACGTTGACCACGGTAAGACGACGCTGACTGCCGCCATTTCCAAGGTGCTGTACGACCAGTACCCGGACATCAACGAGCAGCGCGACTTCGCGTCCATCGACTCTGCTCCGGAAGAGCGCCAGCGCGGTATTACCATCAACATCTCCCACGTGGAGTACCAGACCGAGAAGCGTCACTACGCACACGTTGACGCCCCCGGTCACGCTGACTACATCAAGAACATGATCACCGGTGCTGCCCAGATGGACGGCGCAATCCTCGTGGTTGCCGCAACCGATGGTCCGATGGCCCAGACTCGTGAGCACGTTCTGCTCGCCCGCCAGGTTGGTGTTCCCTACCTGCTGGTCGCACTGAACAAGTCGGACATGGTTGATGACGAAGAACTCCTCGACCTCGTCGAAATGGAAGTTCGTGAGCTCCTGAGCTCGCAGGGCTTCGATGGCGATGAAGCTCCGGTTGTTCGCGTTTCCGGTCTGAAGGCTCTGGAAGGCGACCCGGTTTGGGTCAAGTCCGTCCAGGACCTGATGGCAGCTGTCGACGAGTCCGTTCCGGACCCCGTACGTGACCGCGACAAGCCGTTCCTGATGCCGATCGAAGACGTCTTCACCATCACCGGCCGTGGCACCGTTGTTACGGGCCGCGCCGAGCGTGGAACCCTCGCCATCAACTCCGAGGTCGAGATCGTTGGCATCCGCCCGATCCAGAAGACCACGGTTACCGGTATCGAGATGTTCCACAAGCAGCTCGACGAAGCATGGGCCGGCGAGAACTGTGGCCTCCTGCTCCGCGGTCTCAAGCGCGACGACGTCGAGCGTGGCCAGGTTGTCGTCAAGCCGGGTTCCATCACCCCGCACACCGACTTCGAGGCCAACGTCTACATCCTTTCCAAGGACGAAGGCGGACGTCACAACCCGTTCTACTCGAACTACCGCCCGCAGTTCTACTTCCGTACCACGGACGTAACCGGCGTTATCACCCTGCCGGAAGGCACGGAAATGGTTATGCCTGGCGACAACACTGAGATGACCGTTGAGCTCATCCAGCCGATCGCTATGGAAGAGGGCCTCGGCTTCGCTATCCGTGAAGGCGGCCGCACCGTTGGTTCGGGACGTGTTACCAAGATCATCAAGTAG